In Mucinivorans hirudinis, the DNA window GCAATTTACTATTTTGCGATTCACAATAGAGTGAGAACTGCTGTTGCTCGCACGATAATCTTGTTGATAGTTCCCTTCTCGCTTGCTATCTCCCTTACGAAAATTCCGCTGCAAACCGTGAAAGAATATGTCGAACTGCCCGTTGATGCGCCCTCAGCCGGGGTGCAGGATTTCCCCGCAGTAGTCAGTAGCTTTGAAGGTGACGCGATGCAGGATGTCGGAGTCTTCTATGTTATTGATAAACAGGGATTGAACGCTCAATGGCTCTATGCGGTCGGAGTTGTCGTGATGATTTTGTGGCTGTTGGTCGGGCTTTTTTCGATTTTCTCGACGATACTTTTTACAAAAATCGAAAAGATATTTGGACACAGCGTTATCTTTCTTCGTAAGAGGGCAGCTGCCTATTCGTTTTTCAATTATATATTTATTAACAGCTCATTACGAAGTTCTCCGTCACTTCGTCTGGTTATACTCCACGAGGCGGCACATTCTAAATACTGCCACTCGGTCGATTTAAGTATAATGCTTCTCTGTCGTGCACTACTTTGGTTTAACCCTGTCGTGTGGCATTTGACAGTTCTGCTCAAAAGAGTGCACGAATATCAAGTTGATAACTCAATCGTGCGCAGCTGCGCATCAATTAACCCAACTTCAACGCCAAAAAGTTTTTTCGGTGTTTTTTTGCTCAAAAACGGGGGTGATTTCATACTATTGAGTTGATTTTCAGAAGATGCTTATTTGGTGAAGTGCTTTGTAATACCCACGGGAGTAAATTTTATGTTGTACCTTAGCGGGCATGTACTTCACATCGAACATACGCTTGAGCCCCGAGCACGGCAGGGAACTCCCTTATTATAAAATCAAGGAGTCCTTCCGTGACGTTATAGGACGTGTGCATACCCGTGTAATGTTGACTCCGGGTTACCTTCCCGATTTGTGTAGCGATGAGATTGTGCAGATTCGCCGCGGTCTGACCTATATGATGGAGCAGAGTGCGTATATCCCAGCTCAGCAGGCGATGTTTACTGCCGATCCCAGAGGAGAGTACAGTGAAAAGGTTCGTGGATACATCGAGAAGTTTTGGAGTCAGATAAAGGGTAGCGGCAAGATTGATTCCGCACGGGCAAGTTATGATGAGGCAGAACGCAAAGCCCGCAAATTAATAGATGTCAACACAATACAGCATACAGATGCACGTGAGGCAGGTGCAGAGAATGTATGCCTTCAGGCGATACGCGAACTACAGCTCGACACATTTCTGCGACGCGAAGGATGGTCGGAGCGTAAGATAAATTCTACACTGGCATCCTTGATTATCCGGACTGTATATTCCCCATCGGAATGGGCGGCACTACGTATACTCGACGAGAATTCTGCCGCAATGGAGCTTCTGACGGGTCAGTTTGGCGACTGCCCGACTCAGCGCGAGGTATATGCGGCTGCTCCATCGCTTTATGCCTTGAAAGACAAGCTAGAGCGTCATCTGTGCTCTCGCACCGACTCGTTGTTTAATCTCACTAACCGGGTGATGCTCTTCGATTTGACCAACTTCTATTTCGAGGGTAGCAAGACAGGCTCAAAGAAGGCAAAGTTTGGTCGCTCGAAGGAGAAACGCTCAGACTGTCGCCTTCTTGTCCTCGCCTTGGCAATCAATACTGAAGGCTTTATCCGATACAGTTCAATCCTTGCCGGCAACACAGCCGACCCCGATTCACTACCGGCGATGGTGGAGGGCATTATCTCGAAGAATCCGGTCTCGACAAACCCCCAACAGAAAGTTATGGTGGTCATCGATGCAGGAATAGCCACGGAAGCCAATCTCGGATTGCTCAAAGAACGAGGATATAATTACCTTTGTGTCAGCAGAACCAAGCTCAAAGATTATACTCTCAAAGAGGAAGGTCGCTCTGTTACGGTATTTGATAGTCGCAAGCGTCCCATTACTATAGCCCAAGTCGAGCACCGGGAGGGAGGCGACTTCTACCTTCGCATTACCTCCCCCGCCAAAGCAATGACCGAACATTCCATGAACCAACAGTGGCGAGAGCGTTTCGAGCTTGAACTCACAAAGGCACGCAACGCTCTTACGGCAAAAGGAGGCACAAAGAGATACGACAAGGTGGTGGAGCGTGTTGGACGTGCACTCGGTAAATACCCCTCTGTATCCAAGTATTACCAAATAGACTACATCCGCTCGGATAAAAACCCCGAGCAGATGTCTGATATCCAATGGCAAATCAAAATCAGCCAAGACCAGGCTGAGCAACGCTTTGGTACATACTTCCTGCGCACCAACGTAACCTCCCTTGACGAGCGAACTACGTGGGACTACTATAACTTGATTAGAGAGATAGAGACATCAAACCGGCAACTCAAAACAGACCTGGAATTGCGCCCCATCTACCATCAGACAGATGACAACTC includes these proteins:
- a CDS encoding Regulatory sensor-transducer (BlaR1/MecR1 family / TonB-dependent receptor) — translated: MFSLGFFVDLQISLIVLWAIYYFAIHNRVRTAVARTIILLIVPFSLAISLTKIPLQTVKEYVELPVDAPSAGVQDFPAVVSSFEGDAMQDVGVFYVIDKQGLNAQWLYAVGVVVMILWLLVGLFSIFSTILFTKIEKIFGHSVIFLRKRAAAYSFFNYIFINSSLRSSPSLRLVILHEAAHSKYCHSVDLSIMLLCRALLWFNPVVWHLTVLLKRVHEYQVDNSIVRSCASINPTSTPKSFFGVFLLKNGGDFILLS